The Phaenicophaeus curvirostris isolate KB17595 chromosome Z, BPBGC_Pcur_1.0, whole genome shotgun sequence genome includes the window AGAATGTATGGATAATGTTTGCAAATTTAACAAATGAAGATTGATTTTGCCTCTCTTTAGCCTCTCCAGGAGACCTGTTTAGAACATGCTTGATTGGACTGCCGTTAACACAAAGAGATTATTTGAGTTTTAAGTCTTACATAAACGACAATTCTACCCTCACAGTACGCAATGCCACAGATGTCAAGAACTTCATACTAAGTTTAAAGTACACTGGCTCGGAGCCTCAAGAGTTAGGATTGTTAGGATCACTGAGAAATGGGAGCTGTGTATTTTGATATGGACAAGAAGCTCCAGGAAATTGGGTGGGATCTTAGAGCTACCAACTCATTTATCCCGAAAGCAGGTGGTACAATGTATCATGGTAgtgtgaaggaggaaaagaaaccatAGAACTCAACAACTTATAGCCTGAAGAAATCACCACCTGGCATTTTTTTGATATGCAGCAACTACGCCTGGTCAGGAATCCCCTCAAGAAGTAGGGGGGGGACCCTGTGTTTTAGGGTGAATAACCATGTTTATGCCATCCATGCAACAACAATTGCAgcaacacaaaagaaacaaaaatcgaGCTAGACATAGTGTCACTTATAATGCAAATTGTAGTAGTCAGGTACAGAACTGGGAGCATACCTCTCAGTGATTAGCTGCCTTTTTTGTGCCACAAGCAGGAGTAGCAAAAGCGCTGGGAACACTAGATACACTAAGTTGTTGGCTTGCAAAACAATCAAATTTAACTTTAATGGCATTATCTGCACTTAAAGTAGACGTAGATTCAATTAGACATGCTACACTTCAAAATCAAGCAGCAATAGATTTCTTACTATTAGCACAGGGCCATGGGTGTGAAGATTTTgaaggaatgtgttgtatgaatctGTCAGATCATTCTAATTCGATACACAAAACCGTAAGAGAGCTATAAGACATGACGAAACAGTTAACACATGAGGACGGGTTTTTAGACAGCTGGTTGGCAGGATTTGGAATCGTGGGGTGGGTATGAGAAGTGTTGATAAAAGGCAGAGTGCTGTTGTTAATAGTGTTGATCGTTTTAACAATTATCCCCTGTGTGTGCAGTGTCAACTCAGCCATGCATTTCGTCTAGCTGCCCtagtcagaaaaacaaaaagggggaattgtagaGAAATTCTTGCAGGTTGAAGGACACAAACAAATGGACACTGTCTTTGAAGGACCTTGGCTGTGACAagataagaaacaaaatatcaaagaggaaggaaaggtggagctgagaaggagaaaaacatgatGAAGAAGTGGAATGAgatcaaaaaacaaaacatgtcaTGGCGTGTGAACACTTAGTTTTAGCCAATCATATGTATAGTTTAGGTGCGTGGACAAGTAGCAAAACCCAATCATTGTAAAACTAACAGTGCATGTTTTACTAACTAACATATGTAAGGAAGCCATTAAGCCTAATAAAGGGCCTTCTGCTCATCGGACAGAAGTTGGTGCCTCAATCCCCTCAGAAAACCAGTGCACAATACCAACACCCCAGTGCTCTGACCCTTTGCTGCTGCACCTTCTTGCAGGCCTGTGGGCCGCGCTGGTACAAGCAGTAATCACTATTAccaaaagcagaatatttttgatttaagataaagtagagttaagtttcaccTAAGTAATTGCAGTTTTTTTGGAAGTTAGAAAGAATGTCCCTCTGCTAGCATGTTTTTGAACTGTGTTGGTATTACTGTAACTGTTATTATTGTGACTATACTAACTGATTCAAAGGATGGAGTCTTCAAGCCCCCTTGCTTTCTAATACTCCTCACTGAAGTGGGAGGCTAGATGTGGCTGGGCAAGGATTCTGAGATAATAACTCAATAACAACTGGATAATCATTGTTATCACGTACCCTTTATTAGCAGTGCTGGATTAATTAATCCTCCAAAACCACGCGTGCCAAAGTGAGAAAACTGCGCACCTTTTACAGATTTGTGCATATTCATTTCATCACCTAAAAAGGTATTACACATTCATTCCTTTTTGAAGACACATTAACATGTCTTCATGTCATGTTCACATGCACAGTCAGTCTGTTGAGTGGTCATGAGGTTCCTGGGGTCCAAAGATGAAGGCTAGAGGTAAAGGGGGTGCAGCCCAaactttgagaagaaaaatccttttcctGCTGGTGCGGCAGTGTGGATTCCAGGCTTTGTTACCTTATCCTGCAGGATGTCTGCTCCTTGCATAGCGGGTCCCCctttggaatcatagaatcactagcttggaaaagacatgttagatcacagaatcactaggttggaaaggatccacgggatcatcgagtccaaccattcctatcaatcactaaaccatgccccccagcacctcatccacccatcttttaaacacctccagggaaggtgactcaaccacctccctgggcagcctgttccagtgcccaaggaccctttctgtgaaaaattttttcctaatgtccagcctgaacctcccctggcggagcttgaggccattccctcttgtcctgtccccggtcagttggaagaagaggccagcaccctcctctctacaacctcctttcaggtagttacagagagtaacgaggtctcccctcagcctcctcttctccaggctaaacaacccttaTCACCGAGTCCAAGCACCGCTGTCTGGCACTAGAGCAACATCCCTGAAGGCACGAGCCACTATGGGATGTACAAGCTTAGACAGTTGCTATGGATCAAGACATAAAGCTCAGACATTCCCCTGTGTGCAGCCGCTCCCGGTCCCGAGGGCGAGGTCAGGCCGGGCTGGCCCCGAGGCTCCGAACCAGCCAGAGCTGCGGCTGCTGCGGGGCTCACAAGGACATCACAGTCGCTCCTCGGCGAGCGGGGAAGGCGCTCGCTGTGCCGGGGGGCGCTGACGCGGCCCCGTGGGCGGGAGAGGCCGCTGCCGGCGCTGCCCGCGGACCCGGGGTCGCTCCCGGGCCGGGACGAGGCCCCCGCGCGGCACGCGGTGTCACCTCCGCGCCCACAGGGGGCGCTGCCGCCCCGCCCTGCGCCCCGCCCTGCGTCTCCCCCTCGGCCCTGTCCGGCCCGCGTCCCGCACATCATGGAGGCGCCCCCGGTTACCATGATGCCCGTCACGGGCGGCACCATCAACATGATGGAGTATCTGCTGCAAGGTGAGCGCCCCGCGGGGCCCGCCCGGcgccggggagggggggcagcacggggggcggcggggatgCCTCTCTCCTccgtccctgcatccctccataGGATTATAGGACGGGtccggttggaagggaccttaaaacccaacCAGTTCCGCCCGCCCTGCCAcgggcggggacacctcccaccagcccaggctgcccaaggccccatccagcctggccctgaacacctccagggatggggcagccacagcttctctgggcaacctgtgccagggcctcaccactcttatagtgaagaaattattccttatgtctaggctaaatctgcccctctccagtttatagacGTTCCCTCTagccctatcaccacaagcctttgtgaacagtccctccccagctttcctgtagccccttcaggtactgaaaggtcgctataagatctccttggagccttctccaggctgaataaccccagtgctctcagcctgtcctcatatggaaggtgctccagccctctgatcatccttgtagccctcctctggacccattctaacagctccatagccttcttacgttgaggattccagacctggacacagtgctccagatgaggtctcacaagagaggaacagaggggcagaatcacctccctcaacctgctggccacgcttcttttgatgcagcccaggatacagttggccttctgggctgtgagtgcacattgttgagctcatgtcgagcttctcattgaccggcacccccaggtccttctctgcagggcagttctcaatcacatcatcccccatcgtgtactgaaaacaggggttgccccaatccaggtgtaggactttgcacttggccttgatgaaccccatgaggttctcacaggcccacttctctagCCTGTCCATGTCCCCCTGGattacatcccatccttctggtccttccctgcatccctccatctctccatcaCTTTGCAGGGAGTGTCCTGGACCAGAGCCTGGAGAGCCTCCTGCACCGCCTGCGTGGCCTGTGCGACAACATGGAGCCTGAGACCTTCCTGGACCACGAAATGGTGTTCCTGCTGAAGGGGCAGCAGGCGAGCCCCTTCGTGCTGCGTGCTCGGCGGTCGATGGACAAGAGTGGGATGCCCTGGCACCTGCGCTACCTGGGGCAGCCGGAGATCGGGGACAAGAGCCGCCATGCGCTGGTGCGCAACTGCGTGGACATCGCCACCTCAGACAACCTGACGGACTTCTTGGTGGAGATGGGCTTCCGCATGGACCACGAGTTCGTGGCCAAAGGGCACGTGTTTCGCAAGGGCATCATGAAGATCGTGGTGTACAAGATCTTCCGCATCCTGATGCCGGGGAACACGGAGAGCATCGAGCCACTCTCCCTCTCCTATCTGGTGGAGCTCAACGTGGTGGCACCAGCAGGGCAGGATGTAGTGTCTGATGACATGAGGAACTTTGCCGAGCAGCTGAAGCCTCTTGTGCACCTGGAAAAAATTGACCCAAAAAGGCTGATGTGATTGAAAAGCTGGGAGTCAAGGTGTTGGTTTTATTAGAGATCGTGAAGAGCGTGTTTTTCTCAAAAGCCTTCTGAGGGGAAATTGAAACAGGGAGAGAGGAACAAAGGACTGCacattatttttgtctgttgcACTTACTGGGTAGTTTTTTCCCACACTTATGGATGTGAACAGAAGCAGACACTTTAATGCCATTCAGAACATCAGTAAGTGGTAATATTGGcagttttcctcctcctgttgGGGAGATACCTCTTAGAAAGCATATTGCCTAACAATCCAAAAATGTCAGACTTACTGGAATTCATCCTTCTCTGTACCCATACTGAGGCactatttggttttttttttaattaaagcaccATTTCTACCCTTCTCAGTCAtccaggatttttcttttaagttgtACATGAAGTTAATATCCTTTAACACAGGAGGTGTTAAAGtagacctacaggaaagctgggatggggctctttatcagggattgcagggatagggCAAGGGTGATGGGTTTAAGCTTAAAGAGGCAAGATTTAGTTTACATACCAGAAAGAAATTTGTTCCTATGgggatggtgaggccctggcgcaggttgcccagggaattgtaggtgccccatccctggaggtgttcagggccgggttggatgtggctttgagcaatctgctctagtggaaggtgtccctgcccgtggtagggggtgttggaactgagtcatctttaaggtcccttctgacccaaatcattccatgattctaagccTCTAACCTGTGAGGAAACTAAGGTCTAGAGCACACCTCTAGGTGttaggaggagctgctgagggtaACTTGGGTTATTTAGCGtgcagaagaggaagctgagggaaaCCTCATCTCTggctacaactatctgaaaggaggttgtagtgaggtgggttctgatctcttctcccaagtgatagaatgagaggaaatggctttgagttgtgccaagggaggaCTGgattagattagatattgggaaaaatttctttaatggaagggttgtcaagcattggacgaggctgcccagggaagtggtttagTTAGCAGCCCTGGAGATCTTTAAAAGCCTTTACAAAAGTGTAGAAGTGGTGCATAGGGACCTGGTTGAGTGACGGAGTTGGCAGCATTAGGTTAAGGGTTGTACTTAAAGGTCTTTTGggttgatcttaaaggtcttttgaACCTGCATTGTTCTGTGGTGTAACACAAGCACAAACCCAGGGACTATGTGGTATAAAAGAGCAAATGTATGCCTATTTACAACAGACTAATCAAGCAACAGCACATGTAACTGGAGCAGCTAGGACACAAGAAACTTTCTGATACCACCAAAGTGAGAACTAGGAAACAATTCAGCAAAATTACAGTTGCAAGAGGTTCTCAGACCTTTTAATGCTATTCCATTTCTTTCACTGAAGTTGGGTATGGCAGTCTTGGTTAACAAGAAAGCAGTgaattacaggttttttttattattgttagaCTTCTCACACCTGACAGTAATATTGAAAAATGACACTTGAACCAATTAAAAGCACCATACAGCTGCTAA containing:
- the MED18 gene encoding mediator of RNA polymerase II transcription subunit 18 yields the protein MEAPPVTMMPVTGGTINMMEYLLQGSVLDQSLESLLHRLRGLCDNMEPETFLDHEMVFLLKGQQASPFVLRARRSMDKSGMPWHLRYLGQPEIGDKSRHALVRNCVDIATSDNLTDFLVEMGFRMDHEFVAKGHVFRKGIMKIVVYKIFRILMPGNTESIEPLSLSYLVELNVVAPAGQDVVSDDMRNFAEQLKPLVHLEKIDPKRLM